In a genomic window of Prosthecobacter sp. SYSU 5D2:
- a CDS encoding superoxide dismutase, which yields MNRRHFITTTGAAFAGSLITTGAQAASVISLEQAPLPYPSAALEPHIDSATMDIHFGKHHVAYITNLTKALEGTKLKGDDVVKLISDLSKVPEEARMAVRNNGGGHVNHTWFWQWMAPAGSGAKGPEGKLGDAIQSTFGSVDDFKKLFGEAGTKRFGSGWAWLIVKADGKLAVTSTPNQDNPLMKGVVPDAEMGKPILGLDVWEHAYYLKYQNKRPDYITAWWNVVNWDAVAKGYEAAKA from the coding sequence ATGAACCGCCGCCATTTTATCACCACCACCGGGGCTGCTTTTGCGGGCTCGCTCATCACCACCGGAGCCCAGGCCGCCAGCGTCATCTCTCTGGAGCAAGCCCCGCTGCCGTATCCCTCCGCTGCGCTGGAGCCGCACATTGACTCCGCCACCATGGACATCCATTTTGGCAAGCACCATGTGGCCTACATCACCAACCTGACCAAGGCCCTGGAAGGCACCAAGCTGAAGGGTGACGATGTGGTGAAGCTGATTTCCGACCTTTCCAAGGTGCCGGAAGAAGCCCGCATGGCCGTGCGCAACAACGGCGGTGGTCACGTGAACCACACCTGGTTCTGGCAGTGGATGGCCCCTGCTGGCAGCGGTGCCAAAGGCCCCGAAGGCAAGCTGGGAGATGCCATCCAGAGCACGTTCGGCAGCGTGGATGACTTCAAGAAGCTCTTTGGCGAAGCCGGCACCAAGCGCTTCGGCTCCGGCTGGGCGTGGCTCATTGTCAAGGCGGACGGCAAGCTGGCCGTGACCTCCACCCCCAACCAGGACAATCCGCTCATGAAAGGTGTGGTGCCCGATGCCGAAATGGGCAAGCCCATCCTCGGCCTGGATGTCTGGGAGCATGCCTACTACCTCAAATATCAGAACAAGCGCCCTGACTACATCACCGCCTGGTGGAATGTGGTGAACTGGGATGCCGTGGCCAAAGGTTACGAAGCAGCCAAGGCCTGA
- a CDS encoding c-type cytochrome domain-containing protein, protein MNTKLTLAAIAAVFAVSTASAQEGAVDFEKQILPVLKEQCFSCHEKEKEVDGRMKKPKGGLRLDGAAHIMKGGKEYPEENVVAGKPDASWLLKTMALPDTDEYAMPPEGKGDRVSAENQALIKKWIESGASFGSWKGVED, encoded by the coding sequence ATGAATACCAAGCTAACCCTCGCTGCCATCGCAGCCGTCTTTGCCGTATCCACCGCCTCCGCCCAGGAAGGTGCCGTGGACTTTGAAAAGCAGATCCTGCCCGTCCTCAAGGAGCAGTGCTTTAGCTGCCATGAAAAGGAAAAGGAAGTGGATGGCCGCATGAAGAAACCCAAAGGCGGCCTCCGTCTGGACGGTGCTGCCCACATCATGAAGGGCGGCAAGGAGTATCCCGAGGAGAACGTCGTGGCCGGAAAGCCCGACGCAAGCTGGCTGCTGAAGACCATGGCCCTGCCAGACACGGACGAGTATGCCATGCCCCCTGAAGGCAAAGGCGATCGCGTGAGCGCCGAAAACCAGGCTCTGATCAAAAAATGGATCGAGTCCGGTGCCTCCTTTGGCAGCTGGAAGGGCGTGGAAGATTAA
- a CDS encoding cryptochrome/photolyase family protein — protein MRNLVIILGDQLDSKSAALDGFDPQQDCVWMAEVARESTKVWVHKARIVTFLAAMRHFAEDLKKAGLPVDYRRLEDPQNQGDFIVELEAAVKRLKPEKLIMVEAGEWQVREDFRDAARRLKLELDEREDRHFLATHADFEKHAKGRKQLRMEYFYREMRVNHGILMEGGKPVGGDWNFDSENRKSFPKGGPPEHATPHAFPQDAITQEVIQIVEATFPDHPGSLADFDWPVTAEGAQQALEDFIAHRLAEFGEYQDAMWTQEPWLFHSRLSAAMNLKLLDPREVIAAAEKAFHNGHAPLAAVEGFIRQILGWREYVRAIYWRYMPGYVEMNELQAQQPLPKFYWTGETDMNCLRDALGQTLRYGYAHHIQRLMVTGLFSLLLGVRPQEVHEWYLAVYVDAVEWVELPNTLGMSQHGDGGLMASKPYIASGKYIQRMSNYCAGCRYDPGQSTGENACPFTTLYWDFLIRHEPRLKMNQRMSLQVRNLSRLGDDQKWEIQEQAQSIRASLA, from the coding sequence ATGCGCAACCTTGTCATCATTCTGGGAGATCAGCTCGACTCTAAATCGGCCGCCCTGGATGGGTTTGATCCGCAGCAGGACTGTGTGTGGATGGCGGAAGTGGCGCGTGAATCTACCAAGGTCTGGGTGCACAAAGCACGCATCGTCACCTTCCTGGCGGCCATGCGGCACTTTGCAGAGGATCTGAAAAAGGCGGGCCTGCCGGTGGACTACCGGCGGCTGGAGGATCCGCAAAACCAGGGGGATTTCATCGTGGAACTGGAGGCTGCCGTGAAGAGGCTGAAGCCGGAAAAACTCATCATGGTGGAAGCCGGAGAATGGCAGGTGCGGGAGGATTTTCGCGATGCGGCCAGGCGGTTGAAGCTGGAGCTGGATGAGCGCGAAGACAGGCATTTCCTGGCCACCCACGCCGATTTTGAAAAGCATGCCAAGGGCCGCAAGCAGCTCCGCATGGAATACTTTTACCGGGAGATGCGCGTAAACCACGGCATCCTGATGGAAGGGGGCAAACCAGTTGGCGGAGACTGGAATTTCGACAGTGAAAACCGCAAAAGTTTTCCCAAAGGCGGCCCGCCTGAGCATGCGACTCCGCACGCATTTCCGCAGGATGCCATCACGCAAGAGGTTATCCAGATCGTGGAGGCCACGTTTCCAGATCACCCCGGCAGTCTGGCGGACTTTGACTGGCCGGTCACGGCTGAAGGTGCGCAGCAGGCGCTGGAGGATTTTATCGCCCACCGGCTGGCGGAATTTGGCGAGTATCAGGATGCGATGTGGACGCAGGAGCCGTGGCTTTTTCACAGCCGCCTCAGTGCGGCGATGAACCTGAAGCTGCTGGATCCGCGTGAGGTTATTGCCGCCGCTGAAAAAGCGTTTCACAACGGCCACGCACCCCTGGCTGCGGTGGAGGGTTTTATCCGCCAAATCCTCGGCTGGCGGGAGTATGTGCGGGCCATCTACTGGCGGTACATGCCCGGCTATGTGGAGATGAACGAACTCCAGGCGCAGCAGCCTCTGCCGAAGTTTTACTGGACCGGCGAGACGGACATGAACTGCCTGCGCGATGCCCTTGGACAGACGCTGCGCTATGGCTATGCGCATCACATCCAGCGGCTGATGGTGACGGGTTTGTTTTCCTTGTTGTTAGGTGTGAGGCCTCAGGAGGTGCATGAATGGTACCTGGCTGTGTATGTGGATGCGGTGGAGTGGGTGGAGCTGCCGAACACGCTCGGCATGTCCCAGCACGGAGACGGCGGCCTCATGGCCAGCAAGCCCTACATCGCCTCCGGCAAATACATCCAGCGCATGTCCAATTATTGTGCCGGATGTCGATATGATCCCGGCCAGTCCACAGGGGAGAATGCCTGCCCCTTCACCACCCTGTATTGGGATTTCCTGATCCGCCATGAGCCGCGTCTCAAGATGAATCAGCGCATGTCCCTGCAGGTGCGCAACCTCTCCCGGCTGGGTGATGACCAAAAGTGGGAGATCCAGGAACAGGCCCAGTCCATCCGCGCCAGCCTGGCGTAA
- a CDS encoding rhodanese-like domain-containing protein, translating into MKRLSFLIALCTLPVLAFAADKVKDVDAEKAAKLIADGKVTVLDVRSEDEFKEGHIKGATNADVLENDFAKKLESIDKTKPVLVHCQAGGRSTRSLPKLEQAGFTEIYHLKSGMAGWIEAGKPVEK; encoded by the coding sequence ATGAAACGTCTCTCTTTCCTCATCGCCCTCTGCACCCTGCCCGTCCTGGCTTTTGCCGCAGATAAAGTCAAAGACGTGGATGCCGAAAAGGCCGCCAAACTCATCGCTGATGGCAAGGTCACCGTCCTGGATGTTCGCAGCGAGGATGAATTTAAAGAAGGTCACATCAAAGGCGCGACCAACGCAGATGTCCTGGAGAATGACTTTGCCAAAAAGCTGGAGTCCATTGACAAGACGAAACCTGTCCTCGTCCATTGCCAGGCCGGTGGCCGCAGCACCCGCTCCCTGCCCAAGCTGGAGCAGGCCGGATTCACCGAAATCTACCACCTGAAAAGCGGCATGGCCGGCTGGATCGAGGCGGGTAAGCCGGTGGAGAAGTAG
- a CDS encoding CorA family divalent cation transporter: MKSDASILPKLWTLPESIRSRLGREPGPQRAMLEDGHLLIILHQLPGPDDHQRKPALFWRSPEGEWKTNLQGNGLTGLSDHLRLFDTTLTALEEEENRARLATEYHDVLEKLGPVLRTSRGLHRALQQARELVKTERELINMRDQAAGIERNAELLLQDAQFGLNFTVARQAEAQAVSARQMAATAHRLNLLAAMFLPLTALASVFGMNLHHGMADTTINFWLVCSSGLLLGMVVMGILGKRSG; this comes from the coding sequence ATGAAATCCGATGCCAGCATTCTCCCGAAGCTGTGGACCCTGCCCGAATCCATCCGTAGCCGCCTGGGCCGTGAACCGGGACCTCAACGGGCGATGCTAGAGGACGGCCACCTGCTCATCATCCTGCACCAGTTGCCGGGGCCGGACGACCATCAGCGCAAGCCCGCCCTCTTCTGGCGCAGCCCGGAAGGCGAGTGGAAGACCAATCTCCAAGGCAACGGCCTGACCGGACTCAGTGATCACCTGCGCCTCTTTGACACCACGCTAACGGCGTTGGAAGAAGAGGAAAACCGGGCACGCCTGGCCACCGAGTACCATGATGTTTTGGAAAAATTAGGCCCGGTTTTAAGAACCAGCCGTGGCCTGCACCGGGCCCTGCAACAGGCCCGTGAGCTGGTGAAAACCGAGCGCGAACTCATCAACATGCGCGACCAGGCGGCGGGGATCGAACGTAATGCAGAGTTGCTCCTGCAGGACGCCCAGTTTGGCCTGAATTTCACCGTGGCCCGCCAGGCGGAAGCCCAGGCCGTGAGCGCCCGCCAGATGGCCGCCACAGCCCACCGGCTGAACCTTCTGGCAGCGATGTTCCTACCCCTGACGGCGCTGGCCAGCGTCTTCGGTATGAACCTGCACCACGGCATGGCTGATACGACCATCAATTTCTGGCTGGTTTGTTCCAGCGGCCTGCTGCTGGGGATGGTGGTGATGGGGATACTGGGAAAACGCAGCGGCTAA
- the trmB gene encoding tRNA (guanosine(46)-N7)-methyltransferase TrmB, producing MSLFIPPDYFRELQSKEIFGDPARPLEVELGCGDGTFLVGMAGENPDRDFLGIERMLGRVSKTSRKIDRAGLTNAKVMRLESAYTVAWLLPTSSVTRLHLLCPDPWPKKKHAARRLVNQKDFLDGLARILMPGGEFLLKTDDRVYYEDALASFATRSEFVQQEWPEAAFFYPVTDFESHWLEHGRTIHRARWQLIKA from the coding sequence ATGTCCCTCTTTATCCCGCCTGATTATTTTCGAGAATTGCAATCCAAAGAGATTTTTGGTGACCCCGCCCGCCCCCTGGAGGTGGAGCTGGGCTGCGGAGACGGCACGTTTTTGGTGGGCATGGCGGGGGAGAATCCTGACCGGGACTTCCTGGGCATCGAACGGATGCTGGGCCGTGTTTCGAAGACCAGCCGCAAGATTGACCGTGCCGGCCTGACCAACGCGAAAGTGATGCGGCTGGAAAGCGCCTACACCGTGGCCTGGCTGCTACCCACCTCTTCAGTGACGCGCCTCCACCTGCTCTGCCCGGACCCCTGGCCGAAGAAAAAACACGCCGCCCGCCGCCTGGTGAACCAGAAAGATTTCCTGGACGGTCTGGCGCGCATCCTGATGCCCGGAGGAGAGTTTCTGCTCAAGACCGATGACCGCGTGTATTACGAAGACGCGCTGGCCAGTTTTGCGACCCGCTCCGAGTTTGTCCAGCAGGAGTGGCCTGAGGCGGCCTTCTTCTATCCCGTGACAGACTTTGAAAGCCACTGGCTGGAACATGGGCGCACTATTCACCGCGCGCGCTGGCAGTTGATCAAGGCCTAA